The proteins below come from a single Nocardiopsis gilva YIM 90087 genomic window:
- the ftsY gene encoding signal recognition particle-docking protein FtsY produces MDYTIFAVAIFLIAVLVFGGVFLIRPRRPGVTDEKPTAEVKDEAAATGTAVAEPEEREAAGGVETAEPEAPPAAAPAAPELETPPPSAGRLVRLRARLARSQSVFGQGLLSLLAADKLDDDAWDEIEDTLITADVGVTSAAQIVDNLRTKVKVHGGRTPEEVRDMLRAELIAHIDPDMDRGVRTEPHGDRPAVVMIVGVNGTGKTTTTGKLARVLVGDGRSVVLGAADTFRAAAADQLETWGGRVGAPVIRKDEGADPASVAFDAVARGVDDHVDTVIVDTAGRLHTKTGLMDELGKVKRVVEKKSQVDEVLLVLDATTGQNGMRQARVFAEAVNITGIVLTKLDGTAKGGIIIQVQRELGVPVKLVGLGEGPDDLAPFDPETFVDAILSTD; encoded by the coding sequence TGGTGTTCGGCGGCGTCTTTCTGATCCGGCCCCGGCGCCCCGGGGTCACCGACGAGAAGCCGACCGCCGAGGTGAAGGACGAGGCCGCCGCCACCGGCACGGCTGTCGCCGAACCGGAGGAGCGGGAAGCGGCCGGGGGCGTGGAGACCGCCGAGCCCGAGGCGCCGCCCGCCGCGGCTCCGGCCGCTCCGGAGCTGGAGACCCCGCCGCCGTCGGCCGGCCGGCTGGTGCGGCTGCGCGCCCGGCTCGCCCGGTCGCAGAGCGTCTTCGGGCAGGGGCTGCTCTCGCTGCTCGCCGCCGACAAGCTCGACGACGACGCCTGGGACGAGATCGAGGACACCCTCATCACCGCCGACGTCGGCGTGACCTCGGCCGCCCAGATCGTGGACAACCTGCGCACCAAGGTCAAGGTGCACGGCGGGCGCACCCCCGAGGAGGTGCGCGACATGCTGCGCGCGGAGCTGATCGCGCACATCGACCCCGACATGGACCGCGGCGTGCGCACCGAGCCGCACGGTGACCGCCCCGCCGTGGTCATGATCGTCGGCGTGAACGGCACCGGGAAGACCACCACCACCGGCAAGCTCGCCCGCGTGCTCGTCGGGGACGGCCGCAGCGTCGTGCTGGGTGCCGCCGACACCTTCCGCGCCGCCGCCGCCGACCAGCTGGAGACCTGGGGCGGCCGCGTCGGCGCGCCGGTGATCCGCAAGGACGAGGGCGCCGACCCGGCGAGCGTCGCCTTCGACGCGGTGGCGCGCGGCGTCGACGACCATGTCGACACGGTCATCGTCGACACCGCGGGGCGCCTGCACACCAAGACGGGGCTGATGGACGAGCTCGGCAAGGTCAAGCGCGTCGTGGAGAAGAAGTCCCAGGTCGACGAGGTGCTGCTGGTCCTCGACGCCACCACGGGGCAGAACGGGATGCGCCAGGCGCGCGTGTTCGCCGAGGCCGTCAACATCACCGGCATCGTGCTGACCAAGCTGGACGGTACCGCCAAGGGCGGCATCATCATCCAGGTGCAGCGGGAGCTGGGCGTCCCGGTCAAGCTCGTGGGCCTCGGCGAGGGCCCCGACGACCTCGCGCCGTTCGACCCCGAGACGTTCGTCGACGCGATCCTCAGCACGGATTGA
- the rplS gene encoding 50S ribosomal protein L19: MHTAIQELEKAQLRSDIPDFRPGDTLNVHVRVTEGNRSRIQVFKGVVIRRQGAGNRETFTVRKISYSVGVERTFPVHTPAIEKIEIAARGRVRRAKLYYLRDLRGKAARIPERRESSKG, from the coding sequence ATGCACACCGCTATTCAGGAGCTTGAGAAGGCGCAGCTGCGCTCCGACATCCCCGACTTCCGCCCGGGCGACACGCTGAACGTTCACGTGCGGGTCACGGAGGGCAACCGCTCCCGGATCCAGGTCTTCAAGGGTGTCGTCATCCGGCGGCAGGGCGCCGGGAACCGCGAGACCTTCACGGTCCGCAAGATCAGCTACAGCGTCGGCGTGGAGCGGACCTTCCCGGTCCACACCCCGGCGATCGAGAAGATCGAGATCGCGGCCCGCGGCCGCGTCCGTCGCGCCAAGCTGTACTACCTGCGTGACCTGCGCGGCAAGGCCGCCCGGATCCCCGAGCGCCGCGAGTCCTCCAAGGGCTAG
- the trmD gene encoding tRNA (guanosine(37)-N1)-methyltransferase TrmD, translated as MRIDIITIFPDYFTPLELSLIGKARTSGILDVRLHDLRSWTYDRHSTVDDTPYGGGPGMVMKPEPWGEALDAVTAKPSQGGHGDETAAPAVPRLILPTPSGVPFTQAHADRLAAEPWLVFACGRYEGIDSRVAEDAAQRMPVEELSIGDYVLAGGESATLVMVETISRLLPGVLGNRESVAQDSFATGEMRHLVEGPVYTKPAVWRDHEVPPVLLSGNHGAVDRWRRDQSLRKTARNRPDLLESMPTDRLDQRDRDVLEEARLQTGAESVAD; from the coding sequence ATGCGCATCGACATCATCACCATCTTCCCCGACTACTTCACCCCGCTGGAGCTATCGCTGATCGGCAAGGCGCGGACGTCGGGGATCCTCGACGTGCGCCTGCACGACCTGCGGTCCTGGACCTATGACCGGCACAGCACCGTCGACGACACCCCCTACGGTGGCGGTCCCGGCATGGTCATGAAGCCCGAGCCGTGGGGCGAGGCGCTGGACGCCGTCACCGCGAAGCCGTCCCAGGGCGGTCACGGGGATGAGACGGCGGCTCCGGCCGTGCCGCGGCTGATCCTGCCCACACCCAGCGGCGTCCCGTTCACCCAGGCGCACGCCGACCGGCTGGCTGCCGAGCCGTGGCTGGTCTTCGCCTGCGGCCGCTATGAGGGGATCGACTCCCGCGTCGCCGAGGACGCCGCGCAGCGCATGCCGGTGGAGGAACTCAGCATCGGCGACTACGTCCTGGCGGGCGGAGAGTCGGCGACGCTGGTCATGGTGGAGACGATCTCCCGGCTGCTGCCCGGGGTGCTGGGCAACCGCGAATCGGTGGCCCAGGACTCCTTCGCGACCGGCGAGATGCGGCACCTGGTGGAGGGGCCGGTCTACACCAAGCCCGCGGTCTGGCGCGACCACGAGGTCCCGCCGGTGCTCCTGTCCGGAAACCACGGCGCCGTCGACCGCTGGCGGCGTGACCAATCGCTCCGCAAGACCGCCCGCAACCGCCCGGATCTGCTGGAGAGCATGCCGACCGACCGGCTTGACCAGCGTGACCGGGACGTCCTGGAGGAGGCTCGGTTACAGACCGGTGCCGAATCTGTGGCAGACTAG
- the lepB gene encoding signal peptidase I, with the protein MSAKNEGSKEKQGSFWKELPILIVIALVLAFVIKTWVVQAFYIPSKSMEETLLVGDRVLVNKLVYQVRDIKRGDVVVFNGSGSWDEGETVVVEEPTNPVSRLFTWVGQQLGVQPTGKDYIKRVIALPGDTVACCDAENRVTVNGVPLDEEDYLFPGSAATETEFGPVTVPEGRVWLMGDHRAISYDSRLHQNDPGEGSVAIDSVVGRAFVIVWPLDRWGTLPIPDTFEKLNDETAEGKKSASGSDVGGEPDLASAPVAAAALPFAPLPSEPPLPSPSTWADAAPSGRCAGGSGSHTPKIPGLIARG; encoded by the coding sequence ATGAGCGCCAAGAACGAGGGGTCGAAGGAGAAGCAGGGTTCCTTCTGGAAGGAGCTGCCGATCCTGATCGTGATCGCGCTGGTCCTGGCGTTCGTCATCAAGACGTGGGTCGTCCAGGCGTTCTACATCCCGTCGAAGTCAATGGAGGAGACCCTCCTCGTCGGTGACCGCGTGCTGGTCAACAAGCTCGTCTACCAGGTGCGCGACATCAAACGGGGCGACGTCGTGGTCTTCAACGGCTCCGGCTCCTGGGACGAGGGCGAGACCGTGGTCGTGGAGGAGCCGACCAACCCGGTCTCGCGGCTGTTCACCTGGGTGGGCCAGCAGCTCGGGGTGCAGCCCACCGGCAAGGACTACATCAAGCGCGTCATCGCGCTGCCCGGCGACACCGTCGCGTGCTGCGACGCGGAGAACCGGGTTACCGTCAACGGGGTCCCGCTGGACGAGGAGGACTACCTCTTCCCGGGCAGCGCCGCCACCGAAACCGAGTTCGGCCCCGTGACCGTGCCCGAGGGCCGGGTGTGGCTCATGGGCGACCACCGCGCCATCTCCTATGACTCCCGGCTGCACCAGAACGACCCGGGGGAGGGGAGCGTCGCCATCGACAGCGTGGTCGGCCGCGCCTTCGTGATCGTCTGGCCGCTGGACCGGTGGGGCACCTTGCCCATCCCCGACACGTTCGAGAAGCTGAACGACGAGACCGCGGAGGGGAAGAAGTCGGCGAGCGGATCGGACGTCGGGGGTGAGCCCGATCTGGCGAGCGCGCCCGTGGCGGCCGCCGCGCTTCCGTTCGCCCCCTTGCCCTCGGAACCGCCGCTGCCGTCCCCCTCCACCTGGGCGGACGCCGCGCCCAGCGGGCGCTGCGCCGGCGGTTCCGGAAGTCACACGCCGAAGATTCCGGGATTGATCGCGCGCGGTTGA
- a CDS encoding RNA-binding protein: MLEEALEHLVRGIVENSDDVQVRARRLRKGKVLEVRVHPDDLGKVIGRNGRTAKALRTVIGSLAGGRYVRVDLLDLHEVR; encoded by the coding sequence GTGCTGGAAGAGGCGCTTGAGCACCTGGTCAGGGGGATCGTTGAGAACTCTGACGATGTCCAGGTGAGAGCCCGGCGGCTCCGCAAGGGCAAGGTGCTTGAAGTCCGGGTCCACCCCGATGACCTCGGGAAGGTGATCGGCCGCAACGGCCGCACCGCCAAGGCGCTGCGGACCGTCATCGGTTCGCTGGCCGGCGGGCGGTACGTCCGCGTCGACCTGCTGGACCTGCACGAAGTGCGCTGA
- the rimM gene encoding ribosome maturation factor RimM (Essential for efficient processing of 16S rRNA): protein MRLVVGRIGRAHGIRGDVAVDVRTDDPAERFVAGAKLLTDPVAAGPLTVRSVRMHAGRLLVRFEGVADRNGAEELRGVTLLVESADIPPVDDPDEFHDHELIGMRVVTTEGGEVGVVDDVLHHAQDVLVIKDPSGEDVLVPFVRELVPEVDTGAGRMVIDPPPGLLDLGR from the coding sequence ATGCGTCTCGTTGTCGGTCGGATCGGCCGGGCGCACGGTATCCGCGGCGATGTCGCGGTGGACGTGCGCACCGATGATCCGGCGGAGCGTTTCGTGGCCGGTGCGAAGCTGCTGACCGATCCGGTCGCGGCCGGGCCGCTCACCGTCAGGTCGGTCCGCATGCACGCGGGCCGACTCCTCGTGCGCTTCGAGGGCGTCGCCGACCGGAACGGCGCGGAGGAGCTGCGCGGTGTGACCCTGCTCGTCGAGTCCGCCGACATCCCGCCGGTGGACGACCCCGACGAGTTCCACGACCACGAGCTCATCGGCATGCGCGTCGTGACGACCGAGGGGGGCGAGGTCGGTGTGGTCGACGACGTCCTGCACCACGCCCAGGACGTCCTGGTGATCAAGGACCCCTCCGGCGAGGACGTGCTCGTCCCGTTCGTCCGAGAGCTCGTCCCCGAGGTCGACACCGGCGCCGGCCGCATGGTGATCGACCCTCCGCCCGGCCTGCTGGACCTCGGCCGCTGA
- a CDS encoding ABC transporter permease subunit → MLLRSVFGKFLQDTRRATIGWAIAVAAVTAMYSAFWPTMKDSADLMDAYAQSMPEVAEAMGWADMTTPEGYLNGTVYGLLVPILMVIAAVTFGTRAIAGDEEEGGLELVLAHPVSRVRLLVQRFAALVVVIAVIGLASLVTLLLLNPGLDLGISPYHLFAASAIVVLIALAYGAVALAIGAATGRRSFALGGAALLAVIGYLGNTFALQVEELEWLRFLSPFYYGFDPDPLVNGFDPAYTSVLVAIPVVLVALGLGVFARRDIAV, encoded by the coding sequence ATGCTGCTGCGTAGCGTCTTCGGCAAGTTCCTCCAGGACACACGGCGCGCGACCATCGGCTGGGCGATCGCCGTGGCCGCTGTCACCGCCATGTACAGCGCCTTCTGGCCGACGATGAAGGACTCGGCCGATCTGATGGACGCCTACGCCCAGTCGATGCCCGAGGTCGCCGAGGCCATGGGCTGGGCCGACATGACCACCCCTGAGGGCTACCTCAACGGGACGGTCTACGGCCTGCTCGTCCCCATCCTCATGGTGATCGCGGCCGTCACCTTCGGCACCCGCGCCATCGCCGGTGACGAGGAGGAGGGCGGCCTGGAGCTGGTCCTGGCCCACCCGGTCAGCCGGGTGCGGCTGCTCGTCCAGCGGTTCGCCGCCCTGGTGGTGGTCATCGCGGTGATCGGGCTCGCCTCGCTGGTGACCCTGCTCCTGCTCAACCCCGGCCTGGACCTCGGCATCAGCCCCTACCACCTGTTCGCGGCCTCGGCGATCGTGGTGCTGATCGCGCTCGCCTACGGGGCGGTCGCGCTGGCGATCGGCGCGGCCACCGGCCGCCGGTCCTTCGCCCTGGGCGGGGCCGCTCTGCTGGCGGTGATCGGCTACCTCGGCAACACCTTCGCCCTGCAGGTGGAGGAGCTCGAGTGGCTGCGCTTCCTGTCGCCGTTCTACTACGGCTTCGACCCGGACCCGCTGGTCAACGGATTCGATCCCGCCTACACGAGCGTGCTCGTCGCGATCCCGGTCGTCCTGGTCGCACTCGGCCTGGGGGTGTTCGCGCGCCGCGACATCGCGGTGTGA
- a CDS encoding ammonium transporter: MIDSGNTAWLLISAALVMLMTPGLAFFYGGMSRAKSVLNMMLMSFASIAIVSVLWVVVGHSLTYGGGAGPLTPFIGGFEYAGLNSLVGEVADDGYPELVDVGFQMMFAIITVALISGAIADRAKFGAWLVFVPVWALLVYFPVAHWVWGGGWFDSLSIGGASVVDFAGGTAVHINAGAAALALTFVLGRRKGFGSQEMRPHNLPFVLLGTALLWFGWFGFNAGSAYAADAVAALALVNTQVATAAAVGAWMLVELLRYGKTSALGFASGAIAGLVAITPAAANLTPLGSIVLGLVAGGVCAYAISWKYRFKYDDALDVVGIHMVGGVIGSLLIGLLASSLTGEGAPNGVFGPLFAGEGFIDTAGLSLLAVQLIAVVAVLIYSFVVTFVIGKVIDLAMGFRIAEHIETNGLDHELHAESAYAFDELDELESGNELSSPTPPGEEVTLR; this comes from the coding sequence ATGATCGACAGCGGCAACACCGCGTGGCTGCTCATCAGTGCCGCGCTGGTGATGTTGATGACACCAGGGCTGGCCTTCTTCTACGGAGGCATGTCCCGGGCCAAGAGCGTCCTGAACATGATGCTGATGAGCTTCGCGAGCATCGCGATCGTCAGCGTCCTGTGGGTGGTCGTCGGACACTCGCTGACCTACGGCGGCGGTGCCGGACCCCTCACCCCCTTCATCGGCGGCTTCGAGTACGCCGGGCTCAACAGCCTGGTCGGTGAGGTCGCGGACGACGGCTACCCCGAGCTCGTCGACGTCGGTTTCCAGATGATGTTCGCCATCATCACCGTGGCGCTGATCAGCGGCGCGATCGCGGACCGCGCCAAGTTCGGCGCCTGGCTGGTGTTCGTCCCCGTATGGGCGCTGCTCGTCTACTTCCCCGTTGCCCACTGGGTGTGGGGCGGCGGCTGGTTCGACTCCCTGAGCATCGGCGGCGCCAGCGTCGTCGACTTCGCCGGTGGTACCGCGGTGCACATCAACGCGGGTGCCGCCGCGCTCGCCCTCACCTTCGTCCTGGGCCGCCGCAAGGGCTTCGGGTCGCAGGAGATGCGCCCGCACAACCTGCCCTTCGTTCTGCTCGGCACCGCTCTGCTCTGGTTCGGCTGGTTCGGGTTCAACGCGGGCTCCGCCTACGCCGCCGATGCGGTCGCCGCTCTCGCGCTGGTCAACACCCAGGTCGCCACCGCCGCGGCCGTGGGCGCGTGGATGCTGGTGGAGCTGCTGCGCTACGGCAAGACCAGTGCCCTGGGCTTCGCGTCGGGCGCGATCGCCGGCCTGGTGGCCATCACTCCGGCCGCCGCCAACCTCACCCCGCTCGGTTCGATCGTCCTCGGCCTCGTCGCCGGTGGCGTCTGCGCCTACGCGATCAGCTGGAAGTACCGCTTCAAGTACGACGACGCCCTCGACGTGGTCGGCATCCACATGGTGGGCGGTGTCATCGGCTCGCTCCTGATCGGGCTGCTGGCCTCCTCGCTGACCGGCGAGGGCGCCCCCAACGGTGTCTTCGGTCCGCTGTTCGCCGGTGAGGGCTTCATCGACACCGCCGGCCTCTCCCTGCTGGCCGTCCAGCTCATCGCGGTCGTCGCGGTGCTGATCTACTCCTTCGTGGTGACGTTCGTCATCGGCAAGGTGATCGACCTGGCCATGGGCTTCCGGATCGCGGAGCACATCGAGACCAACGGCCTCGACCACGAGCTGCACGCGGAGAGCGCCTACGCCTTCGACGAGCTGGACGAGCTTGAGAGCGGGAACGAGCTCTCCTCGCCGACGCCTCCGGGCGAGGAGGTGACCTTGCGGTAG
- a CDS encoding LolA-like protein: MLAAFALGASGCSIDLSGLRPGGGESPSPSPTPVDAKPVLDAAVKALGELPAVAVQGQIAPSGGEGEESGVNEVALTVTDSGAVSGTLQENENEAKVMEADDKLFINAPTEYWLDQDVANPDSDKYAGSWVRVSGGQLGMDPSEVLAPEKLAAILGKLAPAKDTATLENLDGTSAYRVDLDGGEKNRVWISEKEPYRLLRMEIEELNPEDGEGGPRTRLNFTEPESADVDKVFGDLIGATEDDLSGSRDARVPVAWKSQLELDCQTGGKCTVSGTVKDDSTGGEKAEGTVLVRLDATLQNEELGEKKCDDTASLKAGGTVDVSCSVDYKLGASSSPKSYEVTGKGLLSTRGLSGKDKDKLLKSLKEQRKTAKEGGEGEKSDSSEEPSGN, from the coding sequence GTGCTGGCCGCGTTCGCACTCGGTGCGTCGGGGTGCTCGATCGACCTGAGCGGGTTGCGGCCCGGGGGCGGGGAGTCGCCGTCGCCGTCGCCGACCCCGGTTGACGCCAAGCCGGTGCTGGACGCCGCGGTCAAGGCGCTCGGCGAGCTGCCGGCGGTGGCCGTGCAGGGCCAGATCGCCCCCTCCGGCGGGGAAGGGGAGGAGAGCGGCGTCAACGAGGTCGCGCTCACCGTCACCGACTCCGGTGCCGTCTCCGGGACGCTCCAGGAGAACGAGAACGAGGCCAAGGTGATGGAGGCCGACGACAAGCTCTTCATCAACGCCCCGACCGAGTACTGGCTCGACCAGGATGTCGCCAACCCCGACTCCGACAAGTACGCGGGCAGCTGGGTGCGGGTGTCGGGCGGCCAGCTCGGCATGGACCCGTCGGAGGTTCTCGCCCCGGAGAAGCTGGCCGCGATCCTCGGCAAGCTCGCCCCGGCGAAGGACACCGCCACCCTGGAGAACCTCGACGGTACGTCCGCCTACCGCGTGGACCTCGACGGCGGTGAGAAGAACCGCGTGTGGATCAGCGAGAAGGAGCCCTACCGGCTGCTCCGGATGGAGATCGAGGAGCTCAACCCGGAGGACGGCGAGGGCGGTCCGCGGACGCGGCTGAACTTCACCGAGCCGGAGAGCGCGGATGTCGACAAGGTCTTCGGGGACCTGATCGGCGCGACCGAGGACGACCTCTCCGGTTCGCGCGACGCCCGTGTCCCGGTCGCGTGGAAGAGCCAGCTCGAGCTCGACTGCCAGACCGGCGGGAAGTGCACGGTCAGCGGCACCGTGAAGGACGACTCCACGGGTGGGGAGAAGGCCGAGGGCACCGTCCTCGTCCGGCTCGACGCCACACTCCAAAACGAGGAGCTGGGCGAGAAGAAGTGCGATGACACCGCCTCGCTGAAGGCCGGGGGGACCGTCGACGTCTCCTGCAGCGTCGACTACAAGCTCGGCGCCAGCTCCAGCCCGAAATCCTATGAGGTCACGGGCAAGGGCCTGCTGTCTACCCGCGGTCTGAGCGGCAAGGACAAGGACAAGCTGCTGAAGTCCCTCAAGGAGCAGCGCAAGACCGCCAAGGAGGGCGGCGAGGGCGAGAAGTCGGACTCCTCCGAGGAGCCCTCCGGTAACTGA
- the ffh gene encoding signal recognition particle protein codes for MFETLSDRLTSVFSSLRGKGRLSEEDINATAREIRLALLEADVALPVVREFIGHIKERARGEEVSKALNPAQQVIKIVNEELIQILGGETREIRFAKNPPTVIMLAGLQGSGKTTLAGKLARWLAGERNTPLLVAADLQRPNAVTQLQVVGERAGTPVFAPEPGNGVGDPVAVAKASIEHAERNNHNVVIIDTAGRLGIDAEMMQQAADIRDAVTPDEILFVVDAMIGQDAVNTAQAFLDGVGYDAVALTKLDGDARGGAALSIRHITGRPIMFASTGEKLEDFDLFHPDRMAGRILDMGDVLTLIEQAQRTFEESEVEKMASTLASDEDFTLDDFLQQMSMVRKLGPISNLLGMMPGMGQMRDQLSNVDEKDLDRIAAVIQSMTPSERANPKIINGSRRLRIANGSGTQVSDVNGLVTRFFEMQKMMRQMKNGGMPGMPGMPGMPGGGGRKKAKAQAKKAKKGKQRSGNPMKAKEQEAQKAAERQKRRDEGGAAGQPQLPPGLGGGGGPQLPPGLGGGKMPDLSDFKLPKE; via the coding sequence GTGTTCGAGACGCTTTCCGACCGACTGACATCGGTCTTCTCCTCGCTGCGCGGCAAGGGCCGGCTGTCCGAGGAGGACATCAACGCCACCGCGCGCGAGATCCGTCTCGCGCTGCTGGAAGCCGACGTCGCGCTGCCCGTCGTCCGCGAGTTCATCGGGCACATCAAGGAGCGCGCCCGCGGCGAAGAGGTCTCCAAGGCGCTGAACCCGGCGCAGCAGGTCATCAAGATCGTCAACGAGGAGCTCATCCAGATCCTCGGCGGCGAGACCCGAGAGATCCGCTTCGCCAAGAACCCGCCGACCGTCATCATGCTGGCGGGTCTGCAGGGCTCCGGTAAGACCACCCTCGCGGGCAAGCTCGCGCGGTGGCTGGCGGGTGAGCGGAACACGCCGCTGCTCGTCGCGGCCGACCTGCAGCGCCCCAACGCCGTCACGCAGTTGCAGGTGGTGGGCGAGCGCGCGGGTACCCCGGTCTTCGCACCGGAGCCGGGCAACGGTGTCGGCGACCCGGTCGCGGTCGCCAAGGCGTCCATCGAGCACGCCGAGCGCAACAACCACAACGTCGTCATCATCGACACCGCCGGCCGGCTGGGCATCGACGCCGAAATGATGCAGCAGGCCGCCGACATCCGCGACGCGGTCACGCCCGACGAGATCCTGTTCGTCGTCGACGCGATGATCGGTCAGGACGCGGTCAACACGGCGCAGGCGTTCCTCGACGGCGTCGGCTACGACGCGGTGGCGCTCACCAAGCTCGACGGCGACGCGCGCGGCGGTGCGGCGCTGTCCATCCGGCACATCACCGGGCGGCCGATCATGTTCGCCTCCACCGGTGAGAAGCTGGAGGACTTCGACCTCTTTCACCCGGACCGGATGGCCGGGCGCATCCTCGACATGGGTGACGTCCTCACCCTCATCGAGCAGGCGCAGCGGACGTTCGAGGAGTCCGAGGTCGAGAAGATGGCCAGCACGCTGGCCTCCGACGAGGACTTCACGCTCGACGACTTCCTGCAGCAGATGTCGATGGTCCGCAAGCTCGGACCGATCAGCAACCTGCTCGGCATGATGCCCGGCATGGGGCAGATGCGCGACCAGCTCAGCAACGTCGACGAGAAGGACCTGGACCGCATCGCGGCCGTCATCCAGTCGATGACACCCAGTGAGCGCGCCAACCCGAAGATCATCAACGGGTCGCGGCGGCTGCGCATCGCCAACGGCTCCGGTACGCAGGTCAGCGACGTCAACGGCCTGGTCACCCGCTTCTTCGAGATGCAGAAGATGATGCGTCAGATGAAGAACGGCGGGATGCCGGGCATGCCCGGGATGCCGGGAATGCCGGGGGGTGGCGGCCGGAAGAAGGCCAAGGCCCAGGCGAAGAAGGCCAAGAAGGGCAAGCAGCGCAGCGGCAACCCGATGAAGGCCAAGGAGCAGGAGGCGCAGAAGGCGGCCGAGCGCCAGAAGCGCCGCGACGAGGGCGGCGCGGCGGGCCAGCCGCAGCTGCCCCCGGGCCTCGGCGGCGGTGGTGGCCCGCAGCTTCCGCCCGGGCTCGGCGGGGGCAAGATGCCCGACCTGTCGGACTTCAAGCTGCCCAAGGAGTAG
- a CDS encoding ABC transporter ATP-binding protein gives MPSHRVTIISARGLTKSYGRTQALSGVDLDVRQGEIFGFLGPNGAGKTTTIRILLDLIRRDGGEVNLLGHDPRTAGSRLRADIGYLPGELTMGSRRPARELLTYYGNLRGGVHPTRIAALADRFKLDLDKPVRGLSKGNKQKVGLVQAFMHDPQLLILDEPTSGLDPLLQQEFLAMVRETRAEGRTVFMSSHVLSEVQEVSDRAAIIRDGRIVATEDMDALRNRVAREFTVRFGAELPAEEVERFRAEGNVHDLVVHGTTLTCTMHGSPDALVKLAARHTVLMLNSEEPDLERLFFTHYNNSGTDSEGAERDAAA, from the coding sequence ATGCCCTCACACCGCGTGACCATCATCTCGGCCCGGGGGCTCACCAAGAGCTACGGCCGCACCCAGGCCCTGTCCGGGGTGGACCTGGACGTCCGCCAGGGCGAGATCTTCGGCTTCCTCGGTCCGAACGGGGCGGGTAAGACCACCACGATCCGCATCCTGCTGGACCTGATCCGGCGCGACGGCGGCGAGGTGAACCTGCTCGGGCACGACCCGCGCACCGCCGGGTCCCGGCTCCGCGCCGACATCGGCTACCTGCCCGGAGAACTGACCATGGGCAGCCGGCGCCCCGCGCGCGAACTCCTGACCTACTACGGCAACCTGCGCGGGGGCGTCCACCCCACCCGCATCGCGGCGCTGGCCGACCGCTTCAAGCTCGACCTGGACAAGCCCGTCCGCGGTCTGTCCAAGGGGAACAAGCAGAAGGTCGGCCTGGTGCAGGCGTTCATGCACGACCCCCAGCTGCTCATCCTGGACGAGCCCACCAGCGGCCTCGACCCGCTGCTGCAACAGGAGTTCCTGGCGATGGTCCGCGAGACCCGCGCCGAGGGCCGCACCGTGTTCATGTCCTCCCACGTGCTCAGCGAGGTCCAGGAGGTCTCCGACCGCGCCGCGATCATCCGCGACGGGCGCATCGTGGCCACCGAGGACATGGACGCGCTGCGCAACCGGGTGGCGCGCGAGTTCACCGTCCGCTTCGGCGCCGAGCTCCCCGCCGAGGAGGTGGAGCGCTTCCGAGCCGAGGGGAACGTGCACGACCTCGTGGTCCACGGCACCACCCTCACCTGCACGATGCACGGCAGCCCGGACGCGCTGGTCAAGCTCGCCGCTCGGCACACCGTGCTCATGTTGAACAGCGAGGAGCCCGACCTGGAGCGGCTGTTCTTCACGCACTACAACAACAGCGGCACGGACAGCGAGGGGGCGGAGCGCGATGCTGCTGCGTAG
- the rpsP gene encoding 30S ribosomal protein S16, giving the protein MAVKIKLKRLGKIRAPQYRIIVSDARTKRDGKPIEEIGLYHPKEEPSRIEVNSERAQYWLSVGAQPTGPVKTLLCRTGDWQKFKGLPAPQNPLKVAEPRDKEAEEAAFQAVLKELVLPGDEGKGKGKKADKKADKAEKAEKADKPEKAAEKSEGEA; this is encoded by the coding sequence GTGGCTGTCAAGATCAAGCTCAAGCGACTGGGAAAGATCCGCGCGCCCCAGTACCGCATCATCGTCTCCGACGCCCGTACCAAGCGCGATGGCAAGCCCATCGAGGAGATCGGCCTCTACCACCCGAAGGAAGAGCCGAGCCGCATCGAGGTGAACTCCGAGCGGGCGCAGTACTGGCTGTCTGTGGGGGCCCAGCCCACCGGCCCGGTGAAGACCCTCCTGTGCCGCACTGGCGACTGGCAGAAGTTCAAGGGCCTTCCCGCGCCGCAGAACCCGCTCAAGGTCGCCGAGCCGCGCGACAAGGAGGCCGAGGAAGCCGCCTTCCAGGCCGTCCTGAAGGAGCTCGTCCTGCCCGGTGACGAGGGCAAGGGCAAGGGTAAGAAGGCAGACAAGAAGGCTGACAAGGCCGAGAAGGCTGAGAAGGCCGACAAGCCGGAGAAGGCCGCGGAGAAGTCCGAGGGCGAGGCCTGA